tagtatcactgctcttgatagtatcactgctcttgatagtatcactgctcttgatagtatcactgctcttgatagtatcactgctcttgatagtatcactgctctttattaagcttCACGCTGCGGcctcaaggccttcctcagaTCTTTGTTTTGTCCAATATGTGAAACGGACAATCTTTCTTCCATCTCCTCGATGCCAGATCTACTTCTATTGGCTGTGTCCTGAGACCCAGGCGTTTGAGTGGTTTGCTGACCTGCTGCAGTCTCTGGAGGGACAGATGACAGAGAAAGGCATGGTGGACTTCCTCAGCTACAACATCTACCTGACCCGCTGGAAAGAGACCGAGGTCAGCACACCACACTTTTcagcaggggcgcaactttggttttagaagcggggggggggggggggggggggacacatctttaaaaaatgtatatatatccaGTCAGAAAAaacgcatggtcctaaagcacacctttgccacattttgtatcacattccaattataAAACTGGGGGGACAAAAATCCAATTTCAGAATGTGGACCTCCCCCCGTTGTTGTGCCCCTGCTTTTCAGAGTAATACTGAAGAGAACTAACATTTTCTTAAACTCAAAAGACACTCCGATGTACAGATAcacagcactaacacacacatattTATGTTGTATGTACAAGGATGAAAGCTAAAAAATCTGCGTTGTCTCAAACTGAATAACTATTGCCCATAGATGAGAGTGGGACAATGAATAATCACAAAATTAAactaaaaacgttttttttttatttttttttttacaaaaggctGCTCACTTCAGAGTTCACCATGAGGCAGAGAATGACCCTATCACAGGGCTGAAGCAGAAGACTCTGTATGGGAAACCTAACTGGGACAATGAGTTTACTACTATTGGGACAAAGCATCCAGAGTGAGTGCCTTTCAGCCTCTTCTAATCCAAATTACAGCCAACAGAAATGGCATAGTCCAGAGAGACACACGAGTTAGATGTACTCAAATTGTAAAATGTGTTACATGTATAGTTCACAACTTGTGGACTATTCgtaattaatgtgtgtgtgtccaggaaaAAAGTAGGAGTGTTCCTGTGCGGTCCCACCCAGCTGGCTGACGTCTTGGAGAAGCAGTGCCTGTCTCACTCTGAGGCTGGTGTCAAGTTCATCTTCAACAAGGAAAACTTCTGAGACCCCAACACCCCTCCAAGAGTACCAATTATTCCTACTTTATCAAAGTTAGCTTTCAATATTGCTCAGACCCAGAGTATCCTCTGGCTTGTAAGCCGTTTCACATTCCTAAACTGTTGTTGTTATCCCCAACATAAACAATTAATGTTTTTTTATATGGATTCTTTGGGtgaatcactttttttttttttaaacttaagtGCCCTTATCTCACACAACAGTTTATCAGATCATAGCAACAAAAATGGAAGTAAACTTCACTGTTCTAATGATCATGACCTTCCACACCCCTCCTCAGTGACATTTCACAATGGGTTTCTTGCACAAATCTGTGAAGAAATTCCCAAACCTACCCGCATTTACCACAGAGGCCAGAACGTTATTCTTGTTCTGCAATACAACATGCAAACACAGAAACTCTAGTGTCAAAACTCTCTAGTTCCACTTCCTCCTGTTTCTGGTGTTGTATTTACACGTTTGTATAAGCAAAATAATATGCATAAAGCttacttcatttaaaaaaaacattttattttcactGCACCAGGGATAGTCTACCAGACATTTTGCCTTTGCAGCTTTCTTCAGTGTGTAGGTACAGCAAACGTTTGTCTAAAATGAAAATGAGCAGCAACAAAAAGCTGTTTGGGATGTGATACTCTAGTTATCCCAGCTGCAGCTTCTCCTGCTGGACTCAATAGCAGCTGAGTGTTTCTGTAGGCTGGCCAAGTGAGTGATACATTTCAGCTACCAGTGAACACACAGACACTGAGTCAGTCCTATGTGTGTTCATGTGGGAGTTCAGCGTCTCTTTTTACTGAGGTCAGTCAAATAAACCTAAAGTGCTGGTGAGGAAAAGTCGTGCATCGTGTGGCTGATCAACTAGACTGCATAAAGTATTGTGATAACCCTTGGCTAGAGTTGTTAAATACCTATGGATCTGCATGGTGTTGTATTTGTGCTGCTTGATATAAGTTATACACAGACATCATAAAAAGGTTTAATTTGAACGTTTAATGACATTCAGCTATGGGTCCTACAGTCTATTGATGGCACCTTCCACCCCACAAAATTACAGGCATATTACCATTTCTATGGAACTTGTTCTTTTATTCTTCATTTGTTTAAAACAATGATTGCAACTTGAAATCGTGTCTGTATACACTATCCTGTGATCGGTTTACATAGCATTTCCTAAAGCAAGTTGATCTGATCTGTGATGTAAAATAATGTACATAATAAACACTGCTTTTCCTCACCCTATACCAAGGAAGTGGGACAACAGGActaatataagcacccaccaaaatAATGACTTATTCATTATAAGTAAAGCCAACATAGTTGGAACATTGGTATCGTAAGGTAGCAGCTTTGAAGCCAAGCTGTCATAATAGGAAGATTTCAACGGATGCATTTAAAGTCAATGAATAAAGTGTCTTCGGGGTAGACAGCATTTCAACCCATCCAGAGCATTTCACTAGATGCAGTAAATAGGTCAATGGAACGCAGACCGTGGGGATTGAAGGACGCAGGATCGGggcacattcaacaaatctgatctaacaaagtAGATATTTGTCAAATCCgtcatgattgatgtattgtaacgggcccacaatgtggttactaaagttcgatttggatatatttggctgttttcactgcataacatttagaagttgtcccttttcaggtttagaagaagtgaccgctaaatgctaactcccattcctataagctggtagcatagctagcatacagaaGTCAGTGGTGGTCGTCAGTCGTTTCTTCTTCTAGTATtacattgttgggttttgagtttgcaataaaggcatttcactgtacttgtgcatgtgacattaaaaatgTGACTCTTGATGACATGAACATGTCTTGTCAAATAACCACATTTTTCTGGAGGGCAATTAGGAGAGTCGGGATCTTTCCTACACgcatttccattgttttggtcgagTTCCATTGACCCCTTTACCACATCTATAGCCGTATCGCTGCTTGTCCCATTCAGCATAGAATGTACAGTGAGCTACTGATTACTGAATACCTCCCCTGCAGGATGGGTGAAGCATGGCACCTTCTATAAGCAGTatcagggttggtcctggtctaGGGGGTTAAGGCCACAGCAAACACACTGACCACACAGTACATGGTGCGGTTCTCCCATTTCACTGTGCAGCTCCCTGAGAGAAAGGAACAGACAGTGCATGAGTCAGTTTGATAAGCAGTGTTTCCTAGGCAGCTGGGGAGGGCTGGTTTAGTGAAGAGACATGTGGTTCCACCCCAAAGCGCCGCATGTCATGATGACACCTGTTTTGTTGAATGAAAGAAGATTTGAGATAGACAAGATAGCGGCATACACATTGATGATTACTTCATGAAGTTAAACTTGTTTTTTTGAATAACGGCGCATTTACTAAATTAAAACACCACCTGCCACTGGACATTTCATAATATACATGTTTGGCTGAATCAAGAATGAAGTATCGCCAAGTTAAGGTTGGTTGAAAATTCTCTGTGCTACCAAACAGTACTCCCAGTAATAGATACCAAAAATCTTTGGTTAAATATCATTATCTGGTGTAAGAATTTGTAACTAGGAAACCCTTTGAACTGAGCAGTGGTGGATGTTATTTTACCATCAGTAACAGTGTCCCAGTAGCAGGAGTTAGCTGTGTGGAGACCAGCACCACTCTTCTGCATGACAGCACAgctaactgtagagagaggaacaggcagGGGTCAAATTATGATCATCGTTAACAAAATATCAGTAAGCAATTGTGTTTTTTCACATGTTTTCCCACCATTGGTACCATACAATAAGTTTGCATGCTGGATTTACAGCAAAATTAACAAGTCTGTGTTCAATAGGAGATGAAGGCAGCCATACCAATGTACTTGTATGACTTAGTCTGTTTGACCATCAGGGTGAGGGCTTGCTCCACAATCTTGGCTGTCCACTGGTTCACCGTGTCCTGTCTGTAGCTCTCTTCTCCAATGATACTCTGAATACACTGCAAGACAGACAGtttggacacagacacacagacacacacacacatctgagaaGGCTGGCCCCTTTAGGCATGTGGGGAGCATGGGACCTGATGTGAACAGTGCTGTATTCAGAGT
The DNA window shown above is from Oncorhynchus mykiss isolate Arlee chromosome 18, USDA_OmykA_1.1, whole genome shotgun sequence and carries:
- the LOC110495504 gene encoding dynein light chain Tctex-type 3 — encoded protein: MEEFSGEEGSFNSEEASNSVKECIQSIIGEESYRQDTVNQWTAKIVEQALTLMVKQTKSYKYIVSCAVMQKSGAGLHTANSCYWDTVTDGSCTVKWENRTMYCVVSVFAVALTP